From one Salmo salar chromosome ssa09, Ssal_v3.1, whole genome shotgun sequence genomic stretch:
- the LOC106610639 gene encoding potassium voltage-gated channel subfamily S member 3-like yields the protein MLYGQVLHRRGTDESFLNLNVGGFKQRVERSILQRFPRTRLGCLLGCVSEEAILELCDDFSPTDKEYYFDRNPHFFRYVLNFYHTGKIHLMEELCVFSFSQEIEYWGIKELHLDSCCSNKFQEQREFAQDKDWDRRSDEQHQQFGSIDSSMEDLSTIDQDLKKFEGTWCSEVRKNIWLRLENPGYSRLAKVIAMASLAMVLTSIVAMCIHSIPEFHQVDLNDKEIEDPVLAIFEAVCVVSFSVEFLVRLSVAPCPRKFLSNVLNIIDFVSIVPFYATLAFETVDEENEELENVGKVVQILRLMRIFRILKLARHSAGLRSLGATLRHSYHEVGLLMLFLYVGISIFSALIYFVEKESEESDITTIPVGWWWATISMTTVGYGDTCPVTVLGKLVATLCIICGLLVVALPITIIFNKFSMYYQRQKAMDADQSNNEADQCNNNDSKIPDPSIPYFNVGDLYTQKMNSFIASISVRGSVGNDKDTDISSIQDGETSCILRGT from the coding sequence ATGCTGTATGGCCAGGTCCTTCACAGGCGTGGCACAGACGAAAGCTTCCTCAACCTTAACGTGGGTGGCTTTAAGCAGCGCGTGGAGCGCAGCATCCTGCAGCGCTTCCCCAGGACCCGCCTGGGGTGCCTGTTGGGCTGCGTCTCCGAGGAGGCCATCCTGGAGCTTTGCGATGACTTCAGCCCCACCGACAAGGAGTACTACTTTGACCGCAACCCGCATTTCTTCCGCTATGTCCTTAACTTCTACCACACGGGCAAGATCCACCTGATGGAGGAGCTGTGTGTCTTCTCCTTCAGCCAGGAGATTGAGTACTGGGGCATCAAGGAGCTCCACCTGGACTCCTGCTGCAGCAACAAGTTTCAGGAGCAGAGGGAGTTTGCACAGGACAAGGACTGGGACCGGAGGAGCGATGAGCAACATCAGCAGTTCGGGAGCATTGACTCATCCATGGAGGATCTCTCAACTATAGACCAGGACTTGAAGAAGTTTGAGGGCACCTGGTGCTCGGAGGTCCGCAAGAACATCTGGCTGCGCCTGGAGAACCCGGGCTACTCACGTTTGGCCAAGGTGATCGCCATGGCCTCACTGGCCATGGTGCTGACCTCCATCGTGGCCATGTGCATCCATAGCATTCCCGAGTTCCACCAGGTGGACCTCAACGACAAGGAGATTGAAGACCCAGTGCTGGCTATCTtcgaggctgtgtgtgttgtcagCTTCTCTGTGGAGTTCCTGGTGCGGCTTTCCGTGGCGCCGTGCCCCCGGAAGTTCCTGAGTAACGTGCTCAACATCATTGACTTTGTGTCCATCGTGCCTTTCTACGCCACGTTGGCCTTTGAGACAGTGGACGAGGAGAACGAGGAGCTGGAAAACGTGGGGAAGGTGGTACAGATCCTGCGGCTGATGCGCATCTTCCGCATCCTCAAACTGGCACGCCACTCAGCGGGGCTGCGCTCGCTGGGTGCCACGCTAAGGCATAGCTACCATGAGGTGGGCCTCCTGATGCTCTTTCTCTATGTGGGTATTTCCATCTTCTCCGCCCTCATCTACTTTGTGGAGAAGGAGTCAGAGGAGTCGGACATAACGACCATCCCTGTGGGCTGGTGGTGGGCCACTATTAGCATGACGACGGTGGGATACGGTGACACCTGCCCAGTGACGGTGTTAGGGAAGCTAGTGGCAACCCTGTGCATCATCTGTGGGCTGCTGGTGGTGGCCCTGCCCATCACCATTATCTTCAACAAGTTCTCCATGTACTACCAAAGGCAAAAGGCTATGGATGCCGATCAGAGCAATAACGAGGCGGACCAATGCAATAATAACGATAGTAAGATCCCCGACCCCAGTATACCTTACTTTAATGTCGGGGACCTGTACACCCAAAAGATGAACTCATTCATCGCCAGTATCTCTGTCAGGGGCAGCGTCGGCAATGATAAGGACACAGACATCTCGAGTATCCAGGATGGAGAGACGTCTTGTATCCTGAGGGGCACTTGA